A stretch of Panthera uncia isolate 11264 chromosome A1 unlocalized genomic scaffold, Puncia_PCG_1.0 HiC_scaffold_16, whole genome shotgun sequence DNA encodes these proteins:
- the SKA3 gene encoding spindle and kinetochore-associated protein 3 produces MDLIRSFHAKLRSLAITLDSETARLQRALDGEESDIEDYPVRILYDLLSEVQTLKDDVILLLDKASLESQESIGFIKATKVLMKKNSMDIMKITEFFQKYGYNPRAKKSSVDEQEITDSDSESTKHENVQMPDVKDSLSNPALPSTASSEKSPRSPQLSDFGLERYMISQVPPNPPQAVNDHEEEPRILTPSSKQSVVKVLKTPKCALKMDDFECVTPKLEHFGISDCTACLNEDYTMGLKNMKENKSEEAVVSEPVTSNHFFATPGLIIQQLKKNDGDYTDSPLAPTFCTPGLKIPSTKNSIALGSTNYPLSETNSSSNDLEMKDCTSLVLNSEKCFESFADPSSPVISSYENLLRTPTPPEVTTIPEDILQILSKYNSNLATPVAVRAVPPGKAFLAKYGAPSVRGAGNKENW; encoded by the exons ATGGATCTGATCCGAAGCTTCCACGCGAAGCTACGGTCTCTGGCCATCACGCTCGACAGCGAGACGGCCCGGCTGCAGCGAGCGCTGGACGGAGAGGAGAGCG ACATTGAAGATTATCCAGTGAGAATTTTATATGACCTTCTTTCTGAAGTCCAGACTCTAAAG gATGATGTCATTCTTCTTCTTGATAAAGCAAGTTTGGAAAGTCAAGAAAGCATTGGTTTCATAAAGGCAACAAAAgtactaatgaaaaaaaattcaatggatATCATGAAAATAACGGAGTTTTTCCAGAAGTATGGATATAATCCACGTGCCAAGAAAAGCTCAG TGGATGAACAAGAAATCACTGACTCTGACTCAGAGTCCACGAAGCATGAAAATGTCCAAATGCCTGATGTGAAGGACAGTCTGTCCAATCCTGCTCTTCCAAGCACTGCTAGTTCTGAGAAGTCTCCACGGAGTCCCCAGCTTTCAGATTTTGGACTTGAGCGGTACATGATATCCCAAGTTCCACCAAACCCTCCACAGGCAGTAAACGACCATGAAGAAGAGCCCAGAATTTTAACTCCATCTTCCAAGCAGTCTGTAGTTAAAGTACTAAAAACTCCAAAATGTGCCCTGAAGATGGATGATTTTGAGTGTGTAACTCCTAAATTAGAACACTTCGGTATCTCTGACTGTACTGCGTGTTTGAATGAAGATTACACGATGGGACTTAAAAATATGAAGGAGAATAAAAG TGAGGAGGCCGTAGTATCAGAACCGGTGACCAGTAATCATTTCTTTGCTACTCCTGGCCTCATAATCCAGCAgttgaaaaaaaatg ATGGCGACTATACAGATTCCCCCTTGGCACCCACGTTCTGCACTCCTGGTTTGAAAATTCCTTCTACAAAGAACAGTATAGCTTTG GGATCCACAAATTACCCATTATCGGAAACAAATAGTTCATCAAACGATTTGGAAATGAAAGACTGTACATCGTTAGTTTTAAATTCGGAGAAGTGTTTTGAGAGTTTTGCGGATCCCTCTTCTCCCGTAATTTCTTCTTACGAGAATCTGCTGAGAACACCTACACCTCCAGAAGTCACTACCATTCCAGAAGATATTCTTCAG attttatcAAAATACAACTCGAACCTAGCTACTCCAGTGGCAGTGAGAGCCGTGCCACCCGGCAAAGCGTTCCTCGCCAAATACGGAGCACCGAGCGTCCGAGGTGCTGGCAACAAAGAAAACTGGTGA
- the MRPL57 gene encoding ribosomal protein 63, mitochondrial codes for MFVTALLLRNRIPGSQWIGKHRRPRAVSFRAKQNMIRRLEIEAENHYWLSMPYLTAEQEYGHAAGRRAAAFEAIKAASVSKFPPHRFVGDQLDHLNVTKKWS; via the coding sequence ATGTTCGTGACCGCCCTCCTCCTCCGCAATCGCATTCCTGGCAGCCAGTGGATCGGGAAGCACCGGCGGCCGCGCGCCGTGTCTTTCCGCGCGAAGCAGAACATGATCCGTCGCCTGGAGATAGAGGCGGAGAACCATTACTGGCTGAGCATGCCCTACCTCACCGCGGAGCAGGAGTACGGCCACGCCGCGGGGCGCCGGGCGGCGGCCTTCGAGGCCATCAAGGCGGCCAGCGTGTCCAAGTTCCCCCCCCACAGATTTGTGGGAGACCAGCTGGACCATCTCAATGTCACCAAGAAGTGGTCCTAG